A genome region from Rhizophagus irregularis chromosome 14, complete sequence includes the following:
- a CDS encoding uncharacterized protein (SECRETED:cutsite_VNA-SP; SECRETED:prob_0.9797); SECRETED:SignalP(1-23), protein MNRNIIFAFVLFITLFNLCTVNASPLVKRSTTFNECPLKGIPTLIVSMSPDPPRSGSGPTSFTVSGVLKEQVTAGTTFLMIVFADASGQKILTSIYTKVFEKSFAPGETVTIAVTDVTTPDNLPNSYTIGVGVGNPDLGNPITPLIFSGCTYAVIA, encoded by the coding sequence ATGAatcgaaatattatttttgcatTCGTTTTGTTTATTACCCTTTTCAATCTTTGCACGGTCAACGCAAGTCCATTGGTTAAAAGAAGCACCACTTTTAATGAATGTCCACTTAAGGGTATTCCCACCCTCATTGTATCAATGTCACCTGATCCACCGCGATCTGGTAGCGGACCTACAAGTTTTACCGTTTCCGGGGTATTAAAAGAACAAGTCACCGCAGGCACCACCTTCCTAATGATTGTATTTGCAGATGCGTCCGGCCAGAAAATCTTAACTAGTATCTACACcaaagtttttgaaaaatcattcGCACCTGGAGAAACAGTGACTATTGCAGTAACAGACGTTACTACACCTGATAATCTTCCTAATTCATACACTATCGGAGTTGGTGTTGGAAACCCAGATCTCGGTAATCCAATAACACCATTGATCTTTAGCGGCTGTACATATGCTGTTAttgcataa